The DNA sequence TGCTGGAGCTTTTGGTCACGttcacaaaggaaagaaaagagagatgggTACTGGAGTGGACCGTGACCTGGGCACATATGCTGACGTTATGCGACTCAACTCTTTGGCAGTTCATCGATGACCCGGGGCTCAAGAATGACACACGGAACATGCCAGTGCAGCTGCCACTGGCTCACTCAGGGTGGCTTTTTAAGGAGGAGAGTGAAGAGCCAGATGTGAAGAAGCCTTTTTCAGCCGGCCCCAAGGAAGAGGACATGGAAGTGGACGCGCCTTCTGTAAAAGGTATCCTGTGCCAGCTCACTTCTGTCCCCTAGCGGTCCCCAGAAGCCCTCATATGACCTCCAAGACTGCTGCTCACCATCGCCTCCTTTTCGTTCCCACTCAAAAGTACAGGCACAGAACCAAGACAGACTCTCCTCAGAGTTGACATGTCATTGCATAGCAGTACACTTGGCCACAGCTGTCCCGTTTTAGAGAAGTTGCACGcctcttgaatttctttcttgcTCCTCTTTATAACTGGCTGAGCAGTGGTGGGATCCATGGGTGTGAAGGGTTGGGAACGGTGAGCTGGCGTGGTGGGTGGCTACTTGATGTCTTTTCCTTTATCTCACTTGGGGCAGTGAAAGAGGAGCCAcgggatgaggaagaggaggccaaGGCGAAGGCCCCTCCCAAAACAGCCAGGAAGACCCCTGGTCTCCCGAAGGACGTGTCTGTGGCAGAGCTGCTCAGGGAATTGAGCCTCAGCAAGGACGAGGAGCTGCTCTTCCTTCAGCTGCCTGATACCCTTCCTGGGCAGCCACCCACTCAGGACATCAAGCCTATCAAGACAGAGGTGCAGGGCGAGGATGGACAGATGGTAGTCATAAAGCAGGAGAAAGACCGGGTATGCTCAAGAGCGAGTTCTGGGGAAATTGCAGGCTGATAGCTCTGGGACACAGTCCTTGTTGCAGAGAATTCTGCTGCAGATGCATTTCTCTTTGGGAAACAGAGTGGGGTTCGTTCATGAAAGTTGTTTCCGAGTGTCTGTCTCCTGCTTCTTTCCACAGGAAGCTAGGTTGGCAGAGAACGCTTGTACCTTGGCTGATCTGACAGAGGGTCAAGTCGGCAAGCTGCTCATCCGAAAATCGGGGAAGGTGCAGCTCCTTCTGGGCAAGGTGACCCTGGATGTGACCATGGGAACAACCTGCTCTTTCCTGCAGGTGAGACCCTGGGAGTCAGGGAGAGGCTTTGGGAAGTACTAAGTGGCCTGTGCTGAGGCAGTGAGGGGACTCTTGGGTCCCAGGACTGAGGGCTGAGTTGGGTGTGTGGTTCTCACTGATATCTCTGTTGAATGGCAGGAACTGGTGTCTGTGGGCCTTGGAGACAGCAGGACAGGGGAGATGACAGTCCTGGGACATGTGAAGCACAAACTTGTGTGTTCTCCCGATTTTGAATCCCTCTTGGATCACAAACACCGGTGAAGTGAACAGATGGAGGAGGATGGTGACTGCCCACGGCTGCTGCCTGCTCCAGACGTTTTGTTCCCAAAGCCATGCAGCCCAGAAGGGACCCGGTTAGCCCACCCACTGCAGCCTTTGGCAGCTGTGGTTCCAGTTTCTCCCGATCAGGGCCCATgctgcagcccccacccccacccccagcagctgTGAATGGCACAGCGACCTTCCCACAGCATGGGTATGGAAGGGACATCCTCACTGCTGGGACTTGACcctgctatttattttttatttatgtcttaATCCCCACAACTGACTGCATCCTCCCAAGGTAGGATGGGGCAGACTTCTTGGTGGGGAGCCATGGGCTATGGGGATAGGAAGGGGAGGGGTCCAGCAGGTAGGAAAGACTAGGGGTAGAGTTTGAGACTTAGGACTCAGTTCCAGCTCACTGGTTTctggttctgtgtttttgaacaaactgcctaaCCTTTCCGAGCCTCATCTTCCTCATCCGACAAACAGGAGGATAATACCTACCTCACAGGTCGGTGTGAGGATCAAATGGAATATTGTAGCTGAGAACTCCTTGCACAAGGCCAGGcatacatgatatatatatatatatgtgcccCCAATAAATGttagtttccttttcctttgtttgagtcatttactaaactAATGAACATTATACTCTGAAGAAGTAACTGTTTCTGCTCAcattcctacttttttttttttttttttttttttttggtttttcaagacagggtttctctgtacagctttggaacctgtcctggatcttgctctgtagaccaggctggcctctaactcacagagatccacctgcctctgcctcccgagtgctgggattaaaggcatgcatcaccacgccCAGCTCACATCCCTACTTTTGTGACttcattgctttttaatttttttttttgttgttctttggtgCTGAGCCTGGGACCtggagcatgctaggcaagtgcactAGCCGCAGTGCCCAGCCCTCGTCCATCCTTACTGTGCATCCCACTCCCACCCTGGGCTGATGGAGTGAGTGTTCATGTCAGCTCTTCTGGACCTTTTATCTCTACTGTCTTAAGCCATCTGCTTCCTGTTGGACTTTCTGATGGAAGAAGTTAGAGGCCTCTTCTGGCACCTTTAGGTGGTGAAGTGGACTGAGGCCTACTTTCCTGCAATGTGTGGCCAGTAGATTAACTTCTATAAagatatttctcaaaagaaacGTCTGGTGCCACAGAATTCCCACCACTACATCCAGTAGTGATAAAATAACAgaacaggccgggtggtggtggtgcacgcctttaatcccagcactcgggaggcagatgcaggcggatctctgtgattcgagtccagcctagtctacagagttgagatccaggcaccaaaactacacggagaaaaccctgtctcgaaaaaccaaaaaaataaaataaaataaataaataaaataaaataacaacaagcTTGGTGGATTGGGCTTTAGAAGGCTGGCGTTGGAGAAGTTCCCTCTGCCTCCTAACATCACCAGGTGTGCTGCTCAGCAtgtcctgtctgcttcccactgAAGTTCTTAGTGCTGCCTGTCCCTTGCTTCCTTTGTAGGATCATTGTGCTGTGTGTGGTGTTACCTTGCTTCCTTTTGGGGATCAGAAGAACATGGCTTTCTTCCTTGTCAGTAGGCCTGAGGCATTTTCAAGTTGGAGCTCTCCTCTGCTGATATCTTAGCATGTAGCATCTGTACTGAtgaactccagattcagtgaggacTGCCAGGTCGCCTTTGTCCTTCTCTAGTCTGGTTTGTTGAGCACCACTGGGGCTTTTCCTGCAGAGCCTCTCAGGCTGCCCAACCAGTTGTGTGAAGAGATTGAACCTTTAGTGACACCATTGTCCTGGAACCAAAAGCTCATATCCATTCTGTTGGGTCGTGGATTAGTCTTCATAGAGAATGGGAGGGAAGGGTTCCTTGGGAGCGTGTGCCACAGAAATCCAGTCTGGTCTAAGGCAGCTTTGATTAGATCTGGGCTCCAGGCCTTTGTGCTTTTAAATAGCTGATGTACTGCCCTTGTGTCTCTGTGGGATCCTCTCTGTTGTGATTTAGAGCCCTCCTCCTTTTTTTGGATTAACCCAATGACCTTGTGTCTTTAGATGTTAGCTATTTTGCAATCcatagttctttgagaattttttttttttaattgagacaaTTTCTTTATAtagctcagtctggcctcaaactttcaaccctgcctcagcttcctgagtgctttaATTGCAGGCCTGCAACAACCATAGGCAGAAACCTTTGAGTTCTttgagtctttcaagaagagcGTGTAACACCTGTGTACTCACTTCACGTTTAAAATGCCGTAACAGTGCGGCTTGCGACTGTCGGTTCTCACCACCTGTCTCTAGGTTCCAGATGCACGAGTTAGAGAGCCCATCGGCACTGGGCTGGGAAGTGAGGCAAGTCTGCTCTGTTGGCTGAGCCTCTGAGGCAAAGCATCCATCTCTACCAACAAATATGTGCAAATAACGGGGAGTGGGAAGGCAGTTGATACAAGAGTGCAAATGAATGCAAATGTATTACTacctgcatctgtgtgtgtatatattgtgtTGGAAACGGAAAGAATGATAGACTTGTTCATTTCCTGGTGTAAGCGACTAAGTAGACTTCAGTCAGGCCTGGGATTGCCTTCAACTCCACGAGTatccttggggaaaaaaaatcacttgtccTTACTcagtttattttacttaattttttaaaagaagactgTGGTTGCCATAGCTGTTCTTGTATATAGtgttactttttttaattaaaaggatTTCTTTGTGTGAGTTGGGGGCTCctaacatgtggaggtcagaagacatcttTAGGAGTCAGCTCTCAACTTTCTACCCTGTTGATACAGgatctcttgtttctgccttttgtttttttgtttttttttttctttttctttctttttttttttgtattcttggctgtctggaactcaatttgtagaccaggctggccttgaattcacagtgatTGACCTGCCCTGGCCTCCCAAgtgtagggattaaaggcgtgcgccaccacagcccagccctgctgctgctgctttaagcatgggttccagggatgggaTTCAGGGCATCaagtgcagcaagtacttttacccagcTCCCTAGTTTGCTTTTAATTTACTAAAAAAAGATGTATGTGTAccaagtgcatgcctggtgtctgcggaggtcagaggagggcgtCACATTTCCTGGAGCTTGAGttgtgggtggttgtgagccaccacatgggtgttgcggaccaaacccaggtctacTGCAAGAATAAGTGCTCTTCATCTctgggctgtctctccagtcctcccTCCACCATGTTGCTTTTAAATTAGAATGAAAGTAAAGAATTTATTGAGTATGAGATAGATAGGTCCCAGTAGCAGACACTGTGATCAGCAAGATTTAACTAAGCCAGTCTATTCATAATCATAAGAAGGCATGGAACCTTCCTATGGTTTCTGCATTCTTTTCCAGTCTCCTGAGTTATCCACTTCAGCTACACAGACCTTGCTGCCATGTCGCACGGTGGGTAGGCTGCACCTCTTTTTCTCTCCGTGTCTTTCCCCCAGGTCTAGGGTCAACTTTTCCCCAGGTGTTTCGAGGTCTTATTTCTGGAATCCTTTGGTTCTCTGAGACTCCCGAGCCGCTCTACATAAACCAACAAACTCAAGTGTGGTGCTCCCCTCTTGTTGCCAGCCCTTAGGATGCTGCAGCCAGAGGGTGTGCGACTGAGACTAGCCAGTTCCAGGTAAatctaggctacacagcaaggctttatttcaaaaaaccagaaaatttaCATTCCCGGTGCTTTTTACtcctcttccctgcctcccttctctcTACGGCATTTGTCGCCcgtgatactttgactttttaTCTGATAACCCCATTGGAATATGACTGTAGAGCACAGATGAATCTTGTACATAAGTGATATTTTAGTACATAAAATAGTTTCTTGCATGTAACAGGCAGCCAGTAGTTCTGGTTGAAAGACTCAAGAAATAACTATCATGTGCAGATTGCATGTGTTCTAGTCAACACCTACATTTCTAAGCAAATGTGTGAGAAAATTGATCCAACTGTAATATCCCTCCCTcttccagaaagaagaaagggtcaGGCTAACCCTGTGGGTTGAGCTTTGTACTGCTTTGTGGTTTTCCCTTGTGGGTGTACAAACAGTACTCTTTTCTACTAATGTGTCACACGTACTCATAAATGTCAAAGGAATCATGGCAGGTAGAAGTTGCCTCGTACAGACTTGGTGCTTGCAGCTTTGGGACCCCACAACCCTAATGGTTGCCATGAGATAACTCAGTCTTTGGCCCTTGGCTGATTGTAGCATGATTAATGGAAATGGCCTCCATAGGGTGGTGGTTCTCTGGTGGGTTGGGATTCTGCTGCTCCTATGATGGGAATACTACATGTCTTTTTTGTCTTTGGAAACGGGTAGTTTTTTTCATGTAACTCAGACTTGCTTTGAACTTCTATGTAgaagaagctggccttgaactcctgatcttcctcacTTTGTCtcagctgggattagaggcatgtaccaGCACACCCAGCGGACATAACCCttttgaaaacaactcttaagaTTGCTTCTAGGTTCTCATTAAAATTGAACACCTGGGGTAGGGTGGTGGTGAtgtgcctcagtgggtaaaggaccTGTTATCCAGCCTCACGTCTaagtttaatccctgggacctgtctttatggtagaaggagagaaaaccaACTGTATAgttctccgacctccacacatgccatggcatatgcacacatatacatacatacatcatacataaataatttaaaaaaattggcaGAGTGTCCCAACTTGTACTTGTCAAGGCCTCATGACAGATATTCCCCTTTTGAGGTGGGCTAACTCAGATTCAACATCCAGCAAGGGCCTCGCCAGCCTTTCATGTCACAGtactacagtgtattgcagtATGCTGGCCTGGCATTCAGCTCTGTTGAtatgggggactgggaggagggacAGCAGTTGTCCCTTTGGTAAAATTTATCCTCTGCTCCACAGCCCAAAGCAAAGCCTCTGGCTCATGAAGCTCCCAGTTCACAGAGGTGTCCTTATATGCCAGACCCTGCTTCACTGATGTTTGCTAAGCTGACTCCAGCGGTGTTCCCAAGGGCTGTTATGGCAGCGTCCTCACCAGATGTGTGGAATGGAAAGTGGATGTGTTTGCTCCACTCAGTGGACAGCACTCAAAGCTTTTCTCATAGCACTGGCCAATACTATTTTTACTGACTCCGACTGCTGACAATAGCCTATCTGTTTGGTCTGCCATTTGGAAAACTACAGACTGGCAGGTTAGAGATTTCCCTTTTTGGAACCATGAAACATGGTTAGAAGCTGATAGAAACAGTTGGGTCAATCATGTAGATGTCCATAGTGAAGGTTCATTCTCTAATGAACCAACTGAAATTGGCATGGGCTGAAGCTGTACCTCTCAGGTTGCCACCTTTGGTACTTGGATCTTTGTGTCCTAGACTTGGCAGCACACCCATCACCACAGACTGAGCACCAGCTAAAGGACATGCACAGGCTGCTACTGCACAGACCCAACCACAACTAATAAAAGTTCAACTGTCAactaggcatggtagcatataCCTGTAAGTCCAAGCACtaagtctgagacaggaggattcctgcaagttgaaggccagcctgggctacatagtgagttccaggccagttttgGATATAATGCAACTCtataaaaatccaaaataaaaaaggGAGAGGCAGGCTGTAGATGTAGCTCAAGTTGATAGGACACTTGACTTGCATGAACAAAGCCCTGATTTTGATTCCCAACACTTTGTAAACAGTGTGATAATACATGCCTATAATGcctgcactctggaggtggaggtaggaggatcagaagttcaaggttagccttaaACTCAGGCCAGTCTAGAATACGTgagatcaaataaataaataaatacataaactgtCTCTTGTAAGGGAGACACGGCTCAGCATGAGGCCCTTGAACTTTTCTGTGTCAGCTTTCATTGCCGTGACAAGTATGCAGCAGAAACAGTTGGAAGGAACTTAAAAGATCACAGTCCAGGTCAGCTGACTCCGTTGTTTCTGGATGTGTAGTTTGGGAGAATGTCACAGTGAGAAGATGTAGTGGAGCAGAGGAGCCCACTCACGGcagaggagaagcagagacaggaagggactAGGAGAAGgtgtactttttatttctttaaactatttacttactttttgtatgtgagtgttttgcctgcatgtatttaagtgcatcatgtgcatgtctggACTCAAGGAGCCCagagaggatgccagatcccctggaactggagttacagacaactgtgacaTGTTGTAtgggtgttaggaatcaaacctgaatcctctgcaagaacaagtgctcttagctgcggAGTCTTCTTTCCAGCTCCAAGACACACCCCTAATGGCCAGCTTCCTCCAACTAGGCTCTTCCTCCCAAGCCTCCAGCACCTCCCAGTAGGGCTGTTGGATTATGAATCCATCAACATATTTACCTACTATTAATGAAGCCAGACCCTTTATGTTTCAATTCCAAAAATCCCTATCAGCTGACaaacctttttggtttttttgtttgtttatttggttggttgttttttcaaagtagggtttctctgtgtaacagctctggctgtcctggaatacactttgtagaccaggctggcctcgaactcacagagatccgcctgcctctgcctcccaagtgctgagattaaaggccaaaccttttttaaaacaaatgaaccTTTGGCTTTGGTGGGAGGGGGTGTCATTTCATATTAAAACCATAATACCATGATATCACCTAATctttgacacttttttttttttttttttagacagggtttctctgtgtagctttgcgcctttcctgggactcacttggtagcccaggctggcctcgaactcacagagatccgcctggctctgcctcccaagggctgggattaaaggcgtgcaccaccactgcccggcgtaatCTTTGACACTCTTAAGGCTGCTAGCTCACTACTGTGGGCCCCTTTTTCAGGTTCTGTCCTTGCTGCCCCAGTTCAGTGAGGTGACTGAGACACCCCACTGTGGCTCTTGAAAAGAATCTTAACTATGATTTCCAACTTTGTAGATGTTTTCAGCCAAACAAAGACAACTTGTGCTGGCAGTAGGCTCTCTAGCCTTTCAAGGTTGTGAGAGAACACTGCTCACTAAACACAGACGTTTGGTACTGTGGAGCAAAGAAATGGCCTCCTCAGAATTCAACTCAAATCAGTTTCTGACTCTACctttgattttgttgaatgtCCCTTTGAAAACTCATGATGACATTTAACTATCACTGGAACAGCATTGGGAAATGGGGAGCCATAAGAGGTGATGAAGTCACCGAGACTCCACTCTCAGATTCATGCTGTTACCAAGGGTAGAACCTAAGAGCCCACAATAGTGAGCTAGTAGACCCAAGAGGGTGTCAAAGTTTGGATGGTATGGTTTTAATATgaatgagccccccccccccccccccgcaaagattcgtttgtttttttaaaagtttgtcagCTCATAGGGTTTTTTGGTATTAGATAATAAGGGCTCTGACTCCATTAATAATAGGTTAAGTATGTTGATGGATCCATAATTATATCATAAAAGGGAgcgctctctcctctctctctctctctctctctctctctctctctctctctctctctctctctctgtgtgtgtgtgtgtgtgtgtgtgtttcctggctCTCCCTGTCTTATCTCGTGTGTTGGATGTGATGTCTTTCACTGTGTTAAGATGGAGCAGGCAGACTCTCACCAGACACTGCCCTTCAATTTTGGAcattcagcctccagaactgtgagaagtaAATTGATTGCCCTTGCAAATTGCCCAGCTGTAGGTATTGAGCTAAGTAGATTAAGATAATATCAACTTCCCTTTTGGGGATCCACATAGCTAGTATCTTAGTGGTTTGTGTTTCTGTAGAACAGTGTCTGGACTGAAGGGGagtggtttattttggcttacagttctgggGTTCTGTGGAGGTCCACTGAGGCAGATAATGGGGGTAAAGTCGACCTGTGAATAGAGGCATATGTGTCAGAGAAACCAAGAGACACCAGGCTTGCTTTATGAAGTTGAAAAAAACTACACCACTTGAGAAACTAAGAGTGCATTGATGGGCTATTCAACTAGCCATATTAGAAATCagatttctttgtttaattttttatattacatCTAGTGTTTGGGGTGCACTCATGCCgaagcacacatgtggaggccggaagacagcttgtgggagtcacttCTCTTCTCCCACGTGGGTCCTTGGGGTCTGTTAGGCTTAAGTGTAAGtggctctacccactgagccatctcaccaatccAGAAATCAAATTGGAAGGTGAGTTTTTATGGAGACAAATCATATCTAAGCTACAGCAGCAAGACATTTGGTCACTGGCAGGGCTGGCTCTTTTTTAGTGGTTTTCTGGGTTCTAATCAGGATGAAGAGGGGAGCTGGAAAGACGGAGAGCGACAAGAACCAATGGGATAACTGTAGTCCAGCAGCTGGCAGGTTTGAGACCCAGGAAGACCGCGTTTCTGTTTGCATCTGAAGGCAGGAGAAAGCTGATACCCCATTTTGAAGACTGTTAAACAGGAGAACATTTTTAGTTGAGGGAAATTCAGCCTTTACATTCTGTTCAGGCCTTTAATAGAGTGGGTAAGCTGGGCCGAATTAGGGCAGGGCATTCTGGCTTAccatttttcctcctcctcctcttcctcctccttctcctcttccttctcctcctcttcctcttcctcctcctccttcgtcttcctcttcttttcatgctttgcctgcatgtatgtctgcgtaccacatgtgtgcagtttcCAGGAAGACTAGaagtgccagaagagggtgcctgtCATGTCCTCTggacgagcagccagtgcttttagccatgagccgtctctctagctctGATTCCACCTTTTGGGTTTTGGtggttgaacttgggtcatcagtcttggctgcaGTAGTTAGTTGCCTTTACCAGATGAGTCAGCTTGCTGGCCCCAAATAGgttttctgttgtagaatattattttaagctgtgttacatttgtttatgctgtggaacatttgtttaatgatgccaagatgtgttgcattctttgaTATTGCATTTttgtaactctgtgaagctgtgttattttgcctgtctaaaacacctggtgatctaataaagagctgactggccaataggaggcaggagaaaggataggtggggctggcaggcagagagaataaatagaaggagaaatctgggagaaagagaacaagagaacaaggagaggaggatgctaggggccagccacatagccatgcagccacacagccagccatggagtaaagagtgaaagtaaaatatacagaagaaagaaaaggaaa is a window from the Peromyscus eremicus chromosome 9, PerEre_H2_v1, whole genome shotgun sequence genome containing:
- the Polr3d gene encoding DNA-directed RNA polymerase III subunit RPC4 yields the protein MSEGNSAGEPSNPGGPRPLLSGGRGLIGRRPAPPLTPGRLPSIRSRDLTLGGVKKKTFTPNIISRKIKEEPKEDVTMKKEKRERDRDRQREGHGRGRGRPEVIQSHSIFEQGPAEMMKKKGNWDKTVDMSDMGPSHIINIKKEKRETDEETKQILRMLEKDDFIDDPGLKNDTRNMPVQLPLAHSGWLFKEESEEPDVKKPFSAGPKEEDMEVDAPSVKVKEEPRDEEEEAKAKAPPKTARKTPGLPKDVSVAELLRELSLSKDEELLFLQLPDTLPGQPPTQDIKPIKTEVQGEDGQMVVIKQEKDREARLAENACTLADLTEGQVGKLLIRKSGKVQLLLGKVTLDVTMGTTCSFLQELVSVGLGDSRTGEMTVLGHVKHKLVCSPDFESLLDHKHR